The Lewinellaceae bacterium genome has a segment encoding these proteins:
- a CDS encoding T9SS type A sorting domain-containing protein translates to MKKLAISANRPLLSVFKHVLFFILLFSGRFINAQEPEPATQIPSEEMECFTQDPTQDPKQVPCNDLIFNLPEVGCDDFSKYAPIVPEYTPLRNVRLVVHVIQRDAGLPARNFQNTPEHIAIIDEVIEQLNWMYSELIPLSQQVGGCPSDLVVDSRVRFIRDSPVLFHQDSDFWDQATAQNCNVYDFWVTHNPDGDFPPGSELIDNAIHLFIEGVTFNQNVEIHKFRGYSAGIPVDEEKFVVISNVFYSYFEAPDPDPLYALGESTKLLAHELGHALGLFHHTQDNGHCCDTWNFGNTNNMMDGWPDYTRALSRCQLARINYFLEGKCGANGDCTDLYKAVITDYCNKDESYDIIITNDAGINGDGQVVWDVDKKLTTDVIVKTGAQLTIRCRIGLPTDANIIVERGARLFVDGGTITHNKTMWDKCDEGQWGRIYVMGNDADLHYPGMESETYPLFPNGPGFVILKEATLEYARHAISTRSPWTDNYAYHGGFVYAEKSYFYNNYRSAEFRKYDFQNYSAFIGCTFENDDGTANYGISNWATKGIRVHDCAFKRLNKYGVLTFNASMDITGSDFSGIEHAIDCSNTLGETHSVNIGHENDPALRNEFSNNIVGVYGSTINRIFVLGNVFLDNVFGVCVNGLSGYAITNNKFFNSSAAIDLEQTGGILFDKSIDCNIYGDDFFGINARGDNTNMFFTRQEFDNTYDVHYSNFFGISGSFSDQQSSNQLLPAVWNYFTQAGFNIFHINSTGNTDFFKYHHPDPSIDPDPSIIPKCDINSTCNVANNFENQSDQGESSACGNTQLPPGGPITKERLLEIKTQIAALQGVPGSEEILATMEAEKDRVFWGLVHQYQEQGDHAEVESLLVSEENIDTKRYLIGFKQETGALTEAGTLIANYPLQNSNDNAFVTIALLNLDRKIQEGDYVLTETDEEKLRTIADGETPESFYAKGLLTFLKGELFNPELPDFTQNMSMPVNGPKALMRENNVERISSSSQSEFQELRIYPNPARETITFDWQPADNERGFVLTVYNGWGKLVYSIPNPHTPVTLDTRKLGKGLFVAVLEQYNKQIQSRKFIIVE, encoded by the coding sequence ATGAAAAAATTGGCAATTTCCGCTAATCGACCTCTGCTTTCGGTTTTTAAACATGTTTTGTTCTTCATTTTGCTTTTCTCTGGTAGATTCATAAACGCTCAGGAACCTGAGCCGGCTACTCAAATCCCTTCAGAAGAAATGGAGTGTTTTACGCAAGACCCGACTCAGGACCCAAAACAGGTTCCTTGCAATGATTTGATTTTTAATCTTCCTGAGGTCGGCTGTGATGACTTTTCGAAGTACGCCCCGATTGTTCCGGAATACACTCCTTTGAGAAATGTTCGCCTGGTTGTTCATGTAATTCAGCGGGATGCCGGATTACCTGCCAGAAATTTTCAAAATACACCGGAGCACATTGCCATAATAGATGAAGTAATTGAACAACTAAACTGGATGTATTCTGAATTGATCCCGCTGTCCCAACAAGTAGGCGGGTGTCCGTCAGATCTGGTTGTTGATTCACGTGTCAGGTTTATCAGGGATTCTCCTGTTTTATTTCACCAGGACAGTGATTTTTGGGATCAGGCAACTGCTCAAAACTGTAACGTGTACGATTTTTGGGTAACCCATAATCCTGATGGTGATTTCCCGCCAGGCTCTGAATTGATAGATAATGCCATTCACCTTTTCATTGAAGGGGTAACATTTAACCAGAATGTTGAAATTCATAAATTCAGAGGGTATTCAGCTGGAATACCGGTAGATGAAGAGAAATTTGTGGTTATTTCCAATGTTTTTTACAGCTATTTTGAAGCGCCGGATCCTGACCCGCTTTATGCGTTGGGAGAAAGCACAAAACTGCTGGCACACGAATTGGGTCATGCATTGGGATTATTCCATCATACTCAGGATAATGGTCATTGCTGTGATACCTGGAATTTTGGGAATACCAACAATATGATGGATGGATGGCCTGATTACACAAGAGCTTTATCCCGTTGTCAATTAGCAAGAATAAATTATTTCCTGGAAGGAAAATGTGGAGCCAACGGAGATTGTACAGATCTTTATAAAGCAGTAATCACTGACTATTGTAACAAGGATGAAAGTTATGATATTATTATCACAAATGATGCCGGAATAAATGGTGACGGTCAGGTGGTCTGGGATGTAGATAAAAAACTGACTACTGACGTCATTGTAAAAACAGGGGCCCAATTGACGATAAGATGCAGAATAGGTCTGCCTACGGATGCCAATATTATTGTGGAACGGGGAGCCCGACTTTTTGTCGATGGCGGTACCATCACCCACAATAAAACCATGTGGGATAAATGTGACGAAGGCCAATGGGGAAGAATTTATGTTATGGGCAACGATGCTGATCTTCATTACCCGGGGATGGAGAGTGAAACTTACCCCTTGTTTCCGAATGGCCCGGGGTTTGTAATTTTAAAAGAAGCTACCCTTGAATACGCCCGCCATGCCATATCCACCCGCTCGCCCTGGACGGATAATTACGCCTATCACGGCGGGTTTGTTTATGCCGAAAAATCATATTTTTACAACAACTACCGCAGCGCCGAATTCAGAAAATACGATTTTCAAAATTACAGCGCTTTTATTGGCTGTACTTTTGAAAACGATGATGGAACGGCCAACTATGGTATTTCCAACTGGGCAACCAAAGGTATTCGTGTGCATGATTGTGCCTTCAAAAGACTGAACAAATACGGGGTATTGACTTTTAATGCGAGTATGGATATTACCGGTAGCGATTTTTCAGGTATTGAACATGCCATAGATTGCTCCAATACACTTGGCGAGACTCATTCTGTAAATATCGGCCATGAAAACGATCCTGCTTTAAGAAATGAATTCTCCAACAATATAGTAGGCGTGTATGGATCAACCATAAACAGAATATTTGTTCTGGGAAATGTATTTCTTGACAATGTTTTTGGGGTTTGTGTTAATGGACTAAGTGGTTATGCAATAACAAATAATAAATTTTTCAACTCTTCGGCAGCTATCGATCTGGAACAAACAGGCGGAATTTTGTTCGATAAATCTATTGATTGTAATATTTATGGGGATGACTTCTTTGGCATCAACGCCCGGGGAGATAATACCAATATGTTTTTTACCCGACAGGAATTTGACAATACCTATGATGTGCATTATTCGAATTTCTTTGGAATATCCGGCAGTTTTTCTGATCAGCAATCTTCCAATCAGTTGTTACCGGCTGTATGGAATTATTTCACCCAGGCCGGTTTTAATATATTTCATATCAATTCGACCGGAAATACTGATTTTTTTAAATATCACCACCCAGATCCAAGCATTGACCCTGATCCAAGCATTATTCCCAAATGTGATATCAACAGCACCTGCAATGTCGCTAATAATTTTGAGAATCAATCAGATCAAGGAGAATCTTCAGCGTGCGGAAATACCCAATTACCCCCGGGCGGTCCGATCACCAAAGAAAGGTTACTGGAAATAAAAACTCAAATAGCAGCATTGCAAGGTGTGCCTGGAAGTGAGGAAATCCTTGCAACTATGGAAGCGGAAAAGGATCGGGTTTTTTGGGGACTGGTTCATCAATACCAGGAACAGGGAGATCACGCGGAAGTGGAAAGTTTACTGGTTTCCGAAGAAAATATTGATACCAAACGATATTTGATCGGGTTTAAACAGGAAACCGGGGCACTGACCGAAGCCGGAACTTTGATCGCCAATTATCCTTTACAAAACAGCAATGATAACGCTTTTGTGACCATTGCATTACTGAACCTCGACCGAAAAATCCAGGAAGGCGATTATGTTTTAACGGAAACGGACGAAGAAAAACTACGTACTATCGCTGATGGAGAAACACCGGAATCTTTTTATGCCAAAGGTCTGTTGACATTTTTAAAAGGAGAATTGTTCAACCCGGAACTGCCTGATTTTACCCAAAATATGAGCATGCCGGTAAACGGGCCTAAAGCATTAATGAGAGAAAATAATGTTGAAAGAATTTCTTCCTCTTCCCAATCTGAATTCCAGGAACTGAGGATTTATCCCAACCCGGCCCGGGAAACCATCACTTTTGATTGGCAACCAGCCGACAATGAGAGAGGTTTTGTATTGACAGTCTATAACGGATGGGGAAAATTGGTTTATAGTATCCCTAATCCGCATACTCCGGTTACCCTTGACACAAGAAAACTTGGAAAAGGCTTGTTTGTCGCCGTTTTGGAACAATATAACAAACAAATACAAAGTCGAAAATTCATTATAGTGGAATAG
- a CDS encoding helix-turn-helix domain-containing protein gives MKKKTIAVLPFVNMSSNVENEYFSDGITEEIINALAKIDGIKVTSRTSSFYFKGKIKPITEIGKQLNVSTILEGSVRLSGETIRITAQLIQVEEDFHFWSETWDRKLDDIFEVQEEVAMEVAEKTREHIGHFEIDEASTKTHVNISAYELYLKSKSNFYKFQKNDILLAIDQIQAAIELDASCPFYYASKAIYYSYLGLIQAIPSDEAFVISKAAAEKAIQLDASDPEANYSIGIVAYFFEKDLDKSQTFLDLALKYRPNYTNALLGGSVLDVLTDHPERAIARVKKAIEIDPLSPTNIYYHAAALLRLGRYEEALIEINSMLTLIPHHTNSYCLKGTILTRLKKYDEALEHYKKVPVTPEKTEIYYSGIGIVYATKGDFPRAKEYLLKSNLEAQNLHLASEENEVVIINIYLGNYDLAFEEIEKDIKVNKYYLNFYKENPAFKLLVDDPRYKIFDTVFKTKGATQQAEHSSETTLLVGLSEEKLSKKKALLEEADIETYRNQLLKYMTDEAPYLIPDLSLRSLAALVNMNPNQLSWLLNESLGKNFNEFINHYRVETFKNLAKDPANANITVIGLAYDSGFNSKTVFNTYFKKETGLTPKEFMKG, from the coding sequence ATGAAAAAAAAAACCATAGCCGTACTTCCATTCGTAAATATGAGCTCCAATGTTGAGAATGAGTATTTCAGCGATGGAATTACAGAAGAAATCATCAATGCGTTGGCAAAAATTGATGGCATCAAGGTTACCTCCCGAACTTCTTCCTTCTACTTCAAGGGAAAAATCAAGCCCATTACAGAAATAGGTAAGCAATTGAATGTCTCTACCATTTTGGAAGGAAGCGTTCGATTGTCAGGAGAGACGATAAGGATTACGGCTCAGCTGATTCAGGTTGAAGAAGATTTTCATTTTTGGTCAGAAACATGGGACAGAAAGTTGGATGACATCTTTGAAGTCCAGGAGGAAGTGGCTATGGAGGTTGCTGAAAAGACACGCGAACATATTGGTCATTTTGAAATTGATGAAGCTTCGACTAAAACACACGTCAATATCAGTGCTTATGAGCTGTACTTGAAAAGTAAATCCAATTTCTATAAATTTCAAAAGAATGACATTTTACTGGCCATTGACCAAATACAAGCTGCTATAGAATTGGATGCTTCATGTCCCTTTTATTATGCATCCAAAGCTATTTATTATAGCTATTTGGGACTGATCCAGGCGATACCTTCTGACGAGGCCTTTGTTATATCAAAAGCCGCGGCAGAAAAAGCGATTCAACTTGACGCATCTGACCCCGAGGCCAATTATTCCATTGGGATTGTCGCTTATTTTTTCGAGAAAGATCTAGATAAATCGCAGACCTTTCTCGATTTAGCTTTAAAGTATCGACCGAATTACACTAATGCACTTTTGGGAGGATCTGTATTGGATGTTTTAACAGATCATCCGGAAAGGGCGATTGCGAGAGTAAAAAAGGCGATAGAAATAGACCCCCTTTCGCCCACTAACATCTATTATCATGCCGCTGCTCTGCTTCGGTTGGGACGCTATGAAGAGGCATTAATTGAGATAAACTCCATGTTGACATTAATTCCTCATCATACAAATTCTTACTGCCTGAAGGGGACCATATTAACCCGTCTTAAAAAATACGACGAAGCCCTTGAACATTATAAAAAAGTACCTGTTACACCTGAAAAAACTGAAATTTACTACTCAGGAATCGGCATTGTTTATGCGACCAAAGGAGATTTTCCAAGAGCAAAAGAGTATTTGTTAAAAAGCAATCTTGAGGCTCAAAATTTACATCTGGCCTCTGAGGAAAATGAGGTGGTCATAATTAATATTTACCTGGGAAATTATGACCTTGCATTTGAAGAAATCGAAAAGGATATCAAAGTAAACAAGTACTATCTGAATTTCTATAAAGAAAATCCGGCTTTCAAGCTTTTAGTGGATGACCCAAGATATAAAATATTCGATACCGTTTTCAAAACCAAAGGAGCTACGCAGCAGGCTGAACATTCAAGTGAAACTACACTGTTGGTAGGCTTGAGCGAGGAAAAGTTGAGCAAAAAAAAGGCATTACTGGAGGAGGCTGATATTGAGACCTATCGAAATCAATTGCTAAAGTACATGACGGACGAAGCACCATATTTAATTCCGGATTTATCCTTACGTTCTTTAGCGGCTTTAGTAAACATGAACCCTAATCAACTTTCATGGTTACTTAATGAGAGCCTTGGTAAAAACTTCAATGAATTTATCAATCATTATCGTGTTGAAACTTTTAAAAACTTAGCAAAAGATCCAGCCAATGCCAATATCACTGTTATCGGATTAGCTTACGATAGTGGTTTCAACTCCAAAACGGTGTTCAATACCTATTTCAAAAAAGAAACAGGACTTACTCCAAAAGAATTTATGAAGGGTTAG
- a CDS encoding DUF423 domain-containing protein: MKAWNFKLKITPKETIEKLESELRSIGGFIFNMNPGKNNSMTFKVRKRVLYAWYMVFQNWTVVNGELLKNDTEKETNVEITFNQHFFIRLIIFTHIILVLGFLIAIISGINVNATMYILGGTLLALGIVLWIAIQRKFEKDIQKYKSLITDIFEL; this comes from the coding sequence ATGAAAGCATGGAATTTTAAACTAAAAATCACCCCAAAAGAGACTATTGAGAAATTAGAATCTGAACTTAGGTCTATTGGCGGGTTTATCTTTAACATGAATCCTGGAAAAAATAATTCAATGACTTTTAAAGTGCGTAAAAGGGTTCTTTATGCATGGTACATGGTATTTCAGAATTGGACGGTTGTTAATGGTGAATTATTAAAAAATGACACAGAAAAGGAGACCAATGTGGAAATTACTTTTAATCAACACTTTTTTATAAGATTGATAATATTTACACATATCATTTTAGTATTAGGTTTTCTTATTGCTATAATCTCAGGAATAAATGTCAATGCTACCATGTACATTCTTGGTGGAACACTATTAGCATTAGGAATAGTTTTATGGATTGCGATACAAAGAAAATTTGAAAAGGATATACAAAAATATAAATCATTAATAACAGACATATTCGAGCTTTAA
- a CDS encoding T9SS type A sorting domain-containing protein: protein MFKNILFVVLFFSLTFLSAQTPIWQQSYELEPGLENDDDSRGVISDSTGIYLITQTWCEESPCVGIIKLNPEDGEVIFRKKYTYIPPVTSMFSGVERCLIKTMDGNYLLAGILYIDYEQSLFLLKFDTNGDSIWFKSYVGESKDVPNAIIESPEGDLFLHSDGFNNDGITEIDITKLDSEGNIIWEKQHDFSDIMFNPAHGGIALTEDQEIMLYFSGYAIEPTDNSRYAHLAKFDEEGNLLWVDRLYQEQFLYGEVLKRLPDGNFAGSVMIDSFIAEPIAINNLPMITKFDNDGNILWEFIPPSIGRQYLLSMSVTGDGSILAYGQMWNPENFPENYQGWIAKISSDGELLWQRGYFLDEMPAAFFKFRDVDECPDGSLVAVGTTEIVETSNYNAWVVKLDSEGCFDADDCTGYNNLIVGTEEITLPESDNIILAPNPTSDKQFHLLAETLPPNAEIRLYSSLGQLLFTEKWIQSEQVFSLPNGGLFYVVVFSEGRQVAVRKVVAVE from the coding sequence ATGTTTAAGAATATACTTTTTGTTGTTTTATTTTTTTCTTTAACATTTTTGAGTGCCCAAACTCCAATCTGGCAACAATCCTATGAATTGGAACCGGGGTTAGAAAATGATGATGATTCAAGGGGTGTTATTTCTGACAGTACCGGGATATATCTGATAACCCAAACCTGGTGTGAAGAAAGTCCTTGTGTCGGAATCATAAAACTCAATCCAGAGGATGGAGAGGTGATTTTCAGAAAAAAGTACACCTATATTCCTCCCGTAACGTCAATGTTTTCGGGAGTCGAAAGATGTTTAATAAAAACGATGGATGGAAACTATCTGCTGGCAGGCATTCTTTATATCGATTATGAACAATCCCTTTTTTTATTAAAATTTGATACCAACGGTGATAGTATATGGTTTAAAAGCTATGTAGGAGAATCAAAAGATGTACCAAATGCCATTATTGAATCTCCTGAAGGAGATCTTTTTTTGCATAGCGACGGTTTTAATAACGATGGCATTACAGAAATTGACATTACCAAATTGGATAGTGAGGGCAATATTATTTGGGAAAAACAGCATGACTTTTCTGATATTATGTTTAATCCTGCTCATGGTGGTATAGCCTTAACCGAAGACCAGGAAATCATGTTATATTTTTCAGGGTATGCTATTGAGCCTACAGATAACAGCCGTTATGCCCACCTCGCCAAGTTTGATGAGGAGGGAAACTTATTATGGGTGGACCGCCTTTATCAGGAACAATTCCTTTATGGTGAAGTACTCAAAAGGTTACCGGACGGAAATTTTGCCGGCTCCGTAATGATAGACTCTTTCATTGCAGAGCCAATTGCTATTAACAACCTGCCCATGATCACCAAATTTGATAATGATGGCAATATTCTGTGGGAGTTTATTCCACCGAGCATTGGACGTCAATATCTGTTATCGATGTCCGTAACCGGAGATGGTAGTATCCTTGCCTATGGACAAATGTGGAATCCCGAAAATTTTCCTGAAAATTACCAGGGCTGGATTGCCAAAATATCATCAGACGGGGAATTGCTCTGGCAGCGTGGATATTTTCTCGATGAAATGCCTGCTGCCTTTTTTAAGTTTCGGGACGTGGATGAATGTCCGGATGGCAGCCTGGTAGCAGTTGGCACTACTGAAATTGTGGAAACGTCCAATTACAATGCCTGGGTAGTAAAATTAGATAGTGAAGGTTGTTTTGATGCGGATGATTGCACCGGATATAACAATCTTATTGTCGGGACAGAAGAAATTACTTTACCGGAATCTGATAATATCATCCTCGCGCCAAACCCCACCTCCGACAAACAATTCCACCTCCTCGCAGAAACCCTGCCGCCCAATGCTGAAATCCGCCTGTACAGCTCCCTGGGGCAACTGCTGTTTACAGAAAAATGGATCCAAAGTGAGCAGGTATTTTCACTACCAAATGGAGGTTTGTTTTATGTGGTGGTCTTTTCAGAGGGCAGGCAAGTGGCGGTACGGAAGGTGGTGGCGGTGGAGTAG
- a CDS encoding T9SS type A sorting domain-containing protein gives MTFLKGELFNPELPLFTQAMSMPVNGPNARLQQEAVGREKLQQTEVTYDFFIFPNPARGIITIEWPVADNGGNTRLTVYNGLGKLVYLKNNPTNPLTLNTDKLGKGLFVAVLEQPNKQIQSQKFIILE, from the coding sequence TTGACATTTTTAAAAGGAGAATTGTTCAACCCGGAACTGCCTTTATTTACCCAGGCCATGAGCATGCCGGTAAACGGACCTAATGCAAGACTCCAGCAAGAAGCTGTCGGGCGAGAAAAACTTCAACAGACGGAGGTTACCTATGATTTTTTCATTTTTCCCAATCCTGCCCGTGGAATAATAACCATTGAATGGCCGGTAGCCGACAATGGGGGCAATACCCGCCTGACAGTTTACAATGGATTGGGTAAATTGGTTTATTTAAAAAACAACCCGACGAACCCTTTAACGCTCAATACGGATAAGTTAGGAAAAGGTTTGTTTGTTGCTGTATTGGAACAGCCAAATAAACAAATTCAAAGTCAGAAATTCATTATTCTTGAATAA